A stretch of Helicobacter pylori DNA encodes these proteins:
- a CDS encoding SH3 domain-containing protein, producing the protein MGFLFEKSLMSFCTHSIKILKIISLILSFWVGFLVAENANEPEEIKAKVAYVKIPQLEDLENNPVYIGQIIGVTYDLLLFDAEFLEAKIKDGLDKTQIELLNKMPKWKKVEKELFRATYYYKIKGVKAIIPSLEVSAFSNKDKYIDHSIAPKVALQVTDLSKNPRYAKIMAKDLQVVQYKTKDYDDKNNILVMELAFKEATWEDFHIKEAIKQGFDNASLNQIKAKEGSVFYYCVLPKTLQNLSFDYFSLSNRQFKTLSFSAIPTQDTTGIQSDLIPKNNFLVFSNVALLALCVFFLALFFIFGRKLIFLGLGVLCLGFVLYHLLFTQKSALLLAHKKIRILPTQNSTILGLSKNEMPIKILGSHDDYYKILTPHEQIGWVKKDEVK; encoded by the coding sequence ATGGGGTTTTTATTTGAAAAATCGTTAATGAGTTTTTGCACCCACTCAATCAAAATCCTTAAAATCATCAGTTTGATTTTAAGCTTTTGGGTAGGCTTTTTGGTTGCCGAGAACGCTAATGAGCCAGAAGAAATCAAGGCTAAAGTGGCTTATGTGAAAATCCCCCAATTAGAAGATTTAGAAAACAACCCGGTTTATATCGGTCAAATTATAGGCGTAACTTATGATTTATTGCTGTTTGACGCTGAGTTTTTGGAAGCCAAAATCAAAGACGGGTTGGATAAAACCCAAATTGAGCTTTTGAATAAGATGCCTAAATGGAAAAAGGTGGAAAAAGAGCTTTTCAGAGCGACTTATTATTACAAGATTAAGGGCGTAAAAGCGATTATTCCGTCCTTAGAAGTGAGCGCATTTTCCAATAAAGACAAATACATCGATCATTCCATAGCTCCCAAAGTTGCTTTGCAAGTAACGGATTTATCCAAAAACCCTCGTTACGCAAAAATCATGGCTAAAGATTTACAAGTTGTGCAATACAAAACCAAAGACTATGACGATAAAAACAATATTTTGGTGATGGAATTAGCGTTCAAAGAAGCCACTTGGGAAGATTTCCACATCAAAGAAGCGATCAAGCAAGGGTTTGATAACGCCTCTTTAAATCAGATCAAGGCTAAAGAAGGGAGCGTTTTTTATTATTGCGTGTTGCCTAAAACCCTTCAAAACCTTTCTTTTGATTATTTTTCGCTTTCTAATAGGCAGTTTAAAACCTTATCTTTTTCAGCCATTCCCACTCAAGACACTACCGGTATTCAAAGCGATCTCATCCCTAAAAACAATTTTTTAGTTTTTTCTAATGTGGCGCTGCTCGCTTTGTGCGTGTTTTTCTTGGCGCTGTTTTTCATTTTTGGGCGCAAACTCATTTTTTTAGGGCTTGGGGTTTTGTGCTTAGGGTTTGTTTTGTATCACCTTTTATTCACGCAAAAATCAGCCCTATTGCTCGCTCATAAAAAAATCCGCATTCTGCCCACGCAAAATTCCACCATTTTAGGGCTTTCTAAAAATGAAATGCCGATTAAAATCTTAGGCTCGCATGATGATTATTATAAAATCCTAACGCCGCATGAACAAATAGGATGGGTCAAAAAAGATGAAGTCAAATAA
- a CDS encoding type II restriction endonuclease has product MESVKQNFIEKLKVFATELTGHVTTQLGDWKIKGFINIDKNIYTISPDTKIISKILEIQLFPKFKTFAKKNGYKIIIAEK; this is encoded by the coding sequence ATGGAGTCAGTCAAACAAAATTTTATTGAAAAACTTAAGGTTTTTGCAACAGAATTGACTGGCCATGTTACAACTCAGTTGGGAGATTGGAAAATTAAAGGATTTATTAATATAGATAAAAATATTTATACAATTTCACCAGATACTAAAATTATTTCAAAAATTCTTGAAATCCAACTTTTCCCTAAGTTTAAAACATTTGCTAAGAAAAATGGTTATAAAATCATTATTGCTGAAAAATAA
- a CDS encoding glycosyltransferase family 9 protein: MTQRLIDKLLSITPIKRQNATEKALCIVRLDVVGDYILTRNFFAPFKEHYKDYKIVFIGNSIIKDLSVVADSPYVDEFIFLDHSIWNQYNGYIHSRQHAFRFLRYLLKFFIKRYNELLMLKKTHYEIAINPILPWGDILRDDIVMKHLDASFKVSVRHEPFVDRGHHSVYVSDGKISHFYTHLFNIPKVSKFLFEFHQDLFSAFFKTFKGVDLAPVSFGMELPPSSVLKESSQNLLNGLSSRYGVLNLGSSDFFRCYRYFNRIVRYLNADIQLVICGTTPTEAKEAAKLVKAHKNAISLVGKTSLLEYAYIIKGAEFALGNESSIAHFAAALKVPYIFILSNGSSYATFHPYPKTLCATHHVIYPTEFANLRESKKIWEQRNVNMIKPSAVIASIKEHAPHLLKENTPDDIDKDYFIEEV; the protein is encoded by the coding sequence ATGACGCAACGCCTGATTGATAAGCTGCTTTCTATCACCCCCATTAAACGCCAAAACGCCACAGAAAAAGCCTTGTGTATTGTGAGACTAGATGTGGTGGGGGATTATATTTTAACGCGCAATTTTTTTGCCCCCTTCAAAGAGCATTACAAAGATTATAAGATTGTTTTTATTGGCAATTCAATCATTAAAGATTTGAGTGTGGTTGCCGATAGCCCTTACGTTGATGAATTTATTTTCTTAGATCATTCCATTTGGAATCAATATAATGGATACATTCACAGCAGGCAGCATGCTTTTAGATTTCTGCGTTATTTGCTCAAATTTTTCATCAAGCGCTACAATGAATTGTTGATGCTTAAAAAAACGCATTACGAGATTGCCATTAACCCCATTTTGCCTTGGGGCGATATTTTAAGAGATGATATAGTGATGAAACACTTAGACGCTTCTTTTAAGGTTAGCGTAAGGCATGAACCTTTTGTGGATAGGGGCCATCATAGTGTCTATGTTAGCGATGGGAAAATCAGCCATTTTTACACCCATCTTTTCAATATCCCTAAGGTGAGCAAATTCTTATTTGAATTCCATCAAGACTTATTTTCTGCTTTTTTCAAAACTTTTAAAGGAGTGGATTTAGCTCCTGTATCTTTTGGCATGGAATTGCCACCATCTTCGGTTCTTAAAGAAAGTTCGCAAAATTTACTCAATGGTTTGAGTTCTCGCTATGGCGTATTGAATTTGGGATCAAGCGATTTTTTTAGGTGTTATAGGTATTTTAATAGGATTGTGCGTTATTTGAATGCAGACATTCAGCTAGTGATTTGTGGGACGACGCCCACAGAAGCAAAAGAAGCTGCTAAATTGGTAAAAGCTCATAAAAATGCCATATCGTTAGTAGGAAAAACTAGCTTATTGGAATACGCCTATATCATTAAGGGTGCTGAATTTGCATTAGGGAATGAATCCAGTATCGCTCATTTTGCAGCGGCTCTTAAAGTGCCTTACATTTTTATTTTAAGCAATGGCAGTTCTTATGCAACCTTTCACCCTTATCCTAAAACGCTTTGCGCTACCCATCATGTGATTTATCCCACCGAATTTGCAAATCTTAGAGAATCAAAGAAAATTTGGGAACAACGAAATGTGAATATGATAAAACCTAGTGCTGTGATAGCAAGCATCAAAGAGCACGCCCCACATTTATTAAAAGAGAACACTCCTGACGATATTGATAAAGATTACTTCATAGAAGAAGTGTGA
- the gap gene encoding type I glyceraldehyde-3-phosphate dehydrogenase — MPIKIAINGTGRIGLCAIRVASQRKDIEIVAINSTTELETLLHLIRHDSVHGHFEAQLNANRTLNIGHSKNILVLSERDINKLDFSVANAEIIIECTGKFNSLEASSAHLKNSVKKVIISAPAQNTPTFVYGVNHKNYHNESVISNASCTTNASAPLLKILDEAFKVENALLTTIHSYTNDQNLLDTKHKDIRRARAAGLNLIPTSTGVSKAISLVLPHLGPKITGLAIRVPTPNVSLVDLSLSFKKSVSKASVQHALKDACKHAFKGIVSVDEERLVSSDFISSPFSAIVIDDQIMTIGEKNAKVLAWYDNEMGYSERLIDMAQYIAQN; from the coding sequence ATGCCAATTAAAATCGCTATCAATGGGACCGGGCGCATCGGTTTGTGCGCTATAAGGGTCGCTAGTCAAAGAAAAGATATAGAAATCGTCGCTATCAATTCTACCACTGAATTAGAAACTCTTTTGCATTTGATCCGTCATGACAGCGTGCATGGGCATTTTGAAGCCCAATTAAACGCCAATAGAACCCTAAATATCGGGCATAGTAAAAACATTTTAGTGTTGAGTGAGCGAGACATTAACAAGCTTGATTTTTCTGTCGCTAACGCAGAAATCATCATAGAATGCACCGGCAAATTCAATTCCTTAGAAGCTTCAAGCGCTCATCTTAAAAACAGCGTGAAAAAAGTCATCATCTCCGCTCCCGCGCAAAATACGCCCACCTTTGTCTATGGGGTGAATCATAAGAATTACCATAACGAAAGCGTGATTTCTAACGCTTCTTGTACGACTAATGCTAGCGCTCCTTTATTAAAAATCTTAGATGAAGCCTTTAAAGTAGAAAACGCGCTTTTAACCACCATCCACAGCTACACTAACGATCAAAACCTTTTAGACACCAAGCACAAAGACATCCGTCGCGCTAGAGCGGCCGGCCTTAACCTCATCCCCACAAGCACCGGCGTGAGCAAAGCCATTTCGCTGGTCTTACCGCATTTAGGCCCTAAAATTACAGGCCTTGCGATTAGAGTGCCTACCCCTAATGTGAGCTTGGTGGATTTGTCTTTAAGTTTTAAAAAATCCGTGAGTAAAGCAAGCGTTCAGCATGCGCTTAAAGACGCTTGTAAGCATGCCTTTAAAGGGATTGTGAGTGTTGATGAAGAAAGGCTTGTTTCAAGCGATTTTATTTCTTCGCCTTTTAGCGCGATCGTGATTGATGACCAAATCATGACAATAGGCGAAAAAAATGCTAAAGTATTGGCATGGTATGATAATGAGATGGGTTATAGCGAGCGCTTGATAGACATGGCGCAATATATAGCGCAAAATTAA
- the ung gene encoding uracil-DNA glycosylase, whose protein sequence is MKLFDYAPLSLAWREFLQSEFKKPYFLEIEKRYLEALKSPKTIFPKSSNLFYAFNLTPPYAVKIILLGQDPYHSTYLENEQELPVAMGLSFSVEKNAPIPPSLKNIFKELHANLGVPVPCCGDLSAWAKRGMLLLNAILSVEKNKAASHKHIGWEAFSDRILIRLFETISPLIVVLLGKVAQKKIALIPKNKHIIITAPHPSPLSRGFLGSGVFTSVQKAYREVYHKDFDFSL, encoded by the coding sequence ATGAAGCTTTTTGACTACGCTCCTTTGAGTTTAGCTTGGCGGGAGTTTTTGCAAAGCGAATTTAAAAAACCTTATTTTTTAGAAATAGAAAAACGCTACTTAGAAGCCCTAAAAAGCCCTAAAACCATTTTCCCCAAAAGCTCTAATCTGTTTTATGCGTTCAATCTAACGCCCCCTTATGCGGTTAAAATCATCCTTTTAGGGCAAGACCCCTACCATTCCACCTACCTAGAAAATGAGCAAGAATTGCCGGTGGCGATGGGCTTAAGCTTTAGCGTGGAAAAAAATGCCCCCATCCCTCCAAGCTTAAAAAATATTTTTAAAGAATTGCATGCGAATTTGGGCGTGCCTGTGCCTTGTTGTGGGGATTTGAGTGCATGGGCTAAAAGGGGCATGCTGTTATTGAACGCCATTTTAAGCGTGGAAAAAAATAAGGCCGCTTCGCACAAGCATATTGGCTGGGAAGCTTTTAGCGATAGGATACTGATTCGCCTTTTTGAAACGATCTCCCCTTTAATCGTGGTGTTACTAGGGAAAGTCGCCCAAAAAAAGATCGCGCTAATTCCCAAAAACAAACACATCATCATCACAGCCCCTCACCCTAGCCCACTATCTAGGGGGTTTTTAGGGAGTGGGGTTTTTACAAGCGTTCAAAAAGCTTACCGAGAGGTTTATCATAAGGATTTTGATTTCAGTTTGTGA
- a CDS encoding DNA methyltransferase — protein sequence MPHSSARKQAITISIAEAEDQFSLYSVLSNLALVCDRGSKVSPISNVFVTGMLCDLHVNGSGSYAFLLYRLGSK from the coding sequence ATGCCGCATTCATCAGCAAGGAAGCAAGCGATAACAATATCTATCGCAGAGGCGGAGGATCAGTTTTCACTTTATTCTGTATTATCTAATCTCGCTTTAGTTTGCGATAGAGGCTCTAAAGTAAGCCCCATTTCTAATGTTTTTGTAACGGGCATGCTTTGCGATTTGCATGTGAACGGATCGGGGAGTTATGCGTTTTTGTTGTATCGTTTAGGCTCAAAATGA
- a CDS encoding N-6 DNA methylase — protein sequence MLKEYLESIKDLTPESNEHTHRPSLYNLLDSLKDHFNKEFEIEHEPKRERGSQPDFRVSYQGLNIGYIENKKVGFDLNQLLEEKQILKYLELNPNLMLTDYLNFMWVGKDENNAPLIKKEISVASLDELSKPLKPNPQTERDLIELFKSFFNYEAAPITNAKDFATHLSPRTRYLKDALIQYQKDDQVSSIFKNFKEYLYEELSFEDFSDAFAQTLTYSLFLAKLNHPFEKIDFNNVRSSIPKNFAVIREMADFLKRLDSIKEIQWLLNEILSLINHVDMGSIIKDLNDDKDPYLHFYETFLSAYDPKLREKKGVYYTPDSVVKFIINALDSLLKTHFKDAPLGLKSALDNENIKLLDFATGTGTFLLEAFRKALEVRKTSDGSTSTKEDKYQNLLKQFYGFEYLIAPYAIAHLNLSQAFKQEFKKPLKENDALQIILTNTLIQPSEIAAHRGLSPIFEKELKSAQEIKKNENILIITGNPPYSGASSNDGLFEWEVKATYGIEPEFQTIEIEKNIKLTDKIQTLLKNIQKQKESGSKNDLKKLKNLHSKYKLQKEKNPKWLLDDYVKFMRFAQNKIESLGHGLFGFISNNAFLDNPTFRGLRRSLLECYDELYILNLHGNARKKEETPQGAKDENVFNIKQGVSINLFVKKAQTTKQKIYYYDVYGERAEKYAFLAQNDLNSIEWLELAPREPFYLLIPQKTPLLDEYEQGFSVQDMFQISSVGIVTGKDRIFIANNTESLKEQVLKYCNEFNEQCVKDIHYRPFDIRKVYYDTKKLERARENTFKHMLPPPPQQTLKHPIKRAKMSR from the coding sequence ATGCTAAAAGAATATCTAGAAAGCATTAAAGATCTGACGCCTGAAAGTAATGAACACACGCACCGCCCTTCTTTATACAACTTGCTTGATAGCTTAAAAGACCATTTCAATAAAGAATTTGAGATTGAGCATGAGCCTAAAAGAGAGCGAGGAAGTCAGCCTGATTTTCGCGTTTCTTATCAAGGGCTTAACATCGGCTATATAGAAAATAAAAAAGTGGGGTTCGATCTTAACCAACTCTTAGAAGAAAAACAAATCCTTAAATACTTAGAATTAAACCCTAATCTCATGCTCACCGATTATCTTAATTTCATGTGGGTAGGGAAAGATGAGAATAACGCCCCTTTAATCAAAAAAGAAATCTCTGTCGCTAGCCTTGATGAACTCTCTAAACCCTTAAAACCCAACCCGCAAACCGAGCGCGATTTAATTGAATTGTTCAAAAGCTTTTTCAATTACGAAGCAGCCCCTATTACTAACGCTAAAGATTTCGCAACGCATTTAAGCCCGCGCACCAGGTATTTAAAAGACGCTTTAATCCAATACCAAAAAGACGATCAAGTTTCTAGCATTTTTAAGAATTTTAAAGAATATCTTTATGAAGAATTGAGTTTTGAAGACTTTAGCGATGCGTTCGCTCAAACGCTCACCTACAGCCTTTTTCTAGCCAAGCTCAACCACCCTTTTGAAAAAATAGATTTCAATAATGTGAGGAGTTCCATCCCTAAAAACTTCGCTGTGATCAGAGAAATGGCGGATTTTTTAAAGAGGCTTGATAGCATAAAAGAAATCCAATGGCTTTTAAATGAAATTTTAAGCTTGATCAATCATGTTGATATGGGCTCTATTATTAAAGATTTGAATGACGATAAAGACCCTTATTTGCACTTTTATGAAACCTTTTTAAGCGCTTATGACCCTAAATTGCGAGAGAAGAAGGGCGTGTACTACACCCCAGATTCTGTGGTGAAATTCATCATTAACGCTTTGGATAGTTTGCTTAAAACGCATTTCAAAGACGCTCCCTTAGGCTTAAAAAGCGCTTTAGATAACGAAAACATCAAGCTCTTAGACTTTGCCACCGGCACCGGCACTTTTTTATTGGAAGCGTTTAGAAAAGCGCTAGAAGTGAGAAAAACAAGCGATGGAAGCACCTCCACTAAAGAAGACAAATACCAAAATCTCTTGAAGCAATTCTATGGGTTTGAATATTTGATCGCTCCTTATGCGATCGCTCATTTGAACCTCAGCCAAGCCTTTAAGCAGGAGTTTAAAAAGCCTCTCAAAGAAAACGACGCGCTTCAAATCATTTTAACCAACACCCTCATACAGCCTAGTGAGATCGCCGCTCATCGTGGGCTAAGCCCGATTTTTGAAAAAGAGCTTAAAAGCGCTCAAGAAATTAAAAAAAATGAAAATATCCTTATCATCACCGGTAATCCCCCTTATAGCGGGGCGAGCAGTAATGATGGCTTGTTTGAATGGGAAGTGAAAGCCACTTACGGCATAGAGCCTGAATTTCAAACCATAGAAATAGAAAAAAACATTAAACTCACCGATAAAATCCAAACGCTTTTAAAGAATATTCAAAAACAAAAAGAAAGCGGTAGTAAAAACGATCTAAAGAAACTTAAAAACCTCCATTCTAAATACAAACTGCAAAAGGAGAAAAACCCTAAATGGCTCTTAGACGATTACGTGAAATTCATGCGTTTCGCTCAAAACAAGATCGAATCGTTAGGGCATGGCCTTTTTGGCTTTATCTCTAACAACGCTTTTTTAGACAACCCTACTTTTAGGGGGTTAAGGCGCTCTCTTTTAGAATGCTACGATGAGCTTTATATTTTAAATTTGCATGGAAACGCTAGGAAAAAGGAGGAAACCCCACAAGGCGCAAAAGATGAAAACGTTTTCAATATCAAACAAGGCGTGTCCATCAACCTCTTTGTCAAAAAGGCGCAAACAACCAAGCAAAAAATCTATTATTATGATGTTTATGGCGAAAGGGCTGAAAAATACGCCTTTTTAGCCCAAAACGATTTGAATAGTATTGAATGGCTTGAGCTTGCCCCAAGGGAGCCTTTTTACTTACTCATACCCCAAAAAACGCCCTTGTTAGATGAATACGAACAAGGCTTTAGCGTTCAGGATATGTTTCAAATCTCAAGTGTGGGGATTGTTACAGGAAAAGATAGAATTTTTATTGCTAACAACACTGAAAGTTTAAAAGAACAAGTCTTAAAATATTGTAATGAATTTAACGAACAATGCGTCAAGGACATTCACTATCGTCCTTTTGATATACGCAAAGTTTATTACGACACCAAAAAACTAGAAAGAGCAAGGGAGAACACATTTAAACACATGTTACCCCCCCCCCCCCAACAAACCCTAAAACACCCAATCAAACGCGCAAAAATGTCGCGCTAA
- a CDS encoding glycosyltransferase family 9 protein, giving the protein MKFLLSLFLKSKLSYLYYYPYIAFVLMVATIAKIPLIQKIPIVRRFFKSRYTFQKDSLIRIQNQLDRLLTLTKPISPPIRKKTLCFIRLDIIGDYILYRNFLPLFKKYFENYETTFIGNATIKDMATHCDSQYIDKFIFLDNIYWEKYLRIGANGSRLSKLKELLFFLPKFMRKRYEDVSNLRKESYEICINSSMFYFSTKEDAIIKHLIAENKVGVFCTHPIESSFRTDYRKRGEIRKSFYTHLFYPKEVPQFLYDSNQDFFQSFFKHFKGVDIGFVELELKLPIAFEYEKFKNILKPPYGVLNLGASDDFRAYKRFDEMIYFLNPDYQLILCGNSKKDEKLANSILKRHKNAISLVNQTGLIEYLYLLKNASFAMGNESSITHLSACLKIPHAFIVSSGRSSPRFHPYPKKVGPNIHMIYPRDFQKIISRSSNWMFKAMTMPHPPVDSVNPQDIISAIKHFAPHLLKEDAPSNTKETTYFERV; this is encoded by the coding sequence TTGAAATTTTTACTCTCTTTGTTTTTAAAATCAAAATTATCTTATCTTTATTATTACCCTTATATAGCTTTCGTTTTGATGGTTGCAACCATTGCAAAAATTCCTCTTATTCAAAAGATTCCAATTGTTAGAAGGTTCTTTAAAAGTCGTTATACTTTTCAAAAAGATAGCCTTATTCGCATCCAAAACCAACTAGACAGATTGCTCACCCTTACAAAGCCTATCTCTCCACCCATTCGTAAAAAAACCTTATGTTTTATCCGCTTGGACATTATTGGAGATTATATACTCTATCGCAATTTTTTACCTCTTTTTAAAAAATATTTTGAAAATTATGAAACCACCTTTATTGGAAACGCTACTATCAAGGATATGGCAACCCATTGCGATTCCCAATATATAGATAAGTTTATCTTTTTAGATAACATTTATTGGGAAAAATACTTGCGGATTGGCGCTAATGGCTCACGCCTTTCAAAATTAAAAGAATTGTTATTTTTTCTCCCAAAGTTCATGAGAAAACGCTACGAAGATGTTTCTAATTTAAGAAAAGAAAGCTATGAGATATGCATTAATAGTTCTATGTTTTATTTTTCAACCAAAGAAGACGCTATTATAAAGCACTTGATTGCCGAAAATAAAGTGGGGGTTTTTTGCACCCACCCAATAGAATCTTCCTTTAGGACTGATTATAGAAAGAGAGGGGAAATTAGAAAAAGTTTTTACACGCATTTGTTCTACCCTAAAGAAGTGCCGCAATTCCTCTATGATTCCAATCAAGATTTTTTTCAGTCTTTTTTTAAGCATTTTAAAGGCGTGGATATAGGGTTTGTTGAACTTGAATTAAAACTCCCCATCGCTTTTGAATATGAAAAGTTTAAGAATATTCTAAAACCACCTTATGGCGTGTTGAATCTCGGAGCTAGCGATGATTTTAGAGCGTATAAGCGCTTTGATGAGATGATCTATTTTTTAAATCCTGACTACCAACTCATTCTTTGCGGGAACTCTAAAAAAGATGAAAAGCTTGCCAATTCCATTCTAAAACGCCACAAAAATGCCATTTCTTTAGTCAATCAAACCGGTTTGATAGAATACCTTTATCTTTTAAAGAACGCTAGTTTTGCGATGGGCAATGAGTCTTCCATCACGCATTTGAGCGCTTGTTTGAAGATCCCTCATGCGTTCATAGTCTCTTCAGGTCGCTCAAGCCCAAGATTCCACCCCTACCCAAAGAAAGTTGGCCCTAATATCCACATGATCTATCCAAGGGATTTTCAAAAAATAATTTCTAGGTCTAGCAACTGGATGTTCAAAGCCATGACTATGCCGCACCCGCCAGTGGATTCTGTGAACCCACAAGATATTATTAGCGCCATTAAACATTTTGCACCTCATCTCTTGAAAGAAGATGCGCCATCTAATACCAAAGAAACAACCTATTTTGAACGAGTTTGA
- a CDS encoding S41 family peptidase: MTKRLFKGLLAISLAVSLHGGEVKEKKPVKPVKEDPQELAAKRVEAFSRFSNVVTEIEKKYVDKISISEIMTKAIEGLLSNLDAHSAYLNEKKFKEFQAQTEGEFGGLGITVGMRDGVLTVIAPLEGTPAYKAGVKSGDNILKINNESTLSMSIDDAINLMRGKPKTPIQITIVRKNEPKPLVFNIIRDIIKLPSVYVKKIEKTPYLYVRVSGFDKNVTKSVLEGLKANPKAKGIVLDLRGNPGGLLNQAVGLSNLFIKEGVLVSQKGKNKEENLEYKANGRAPYTNLPIAVLVNGGSASASEIVAGALQDHKRAVIIGEKTFGKGSVQMLLPVNKDEAIKITTARYYLPSGRTIQAKGITPDIVIYPGKAPENENKFSLKEADLKHHLEQELKKIDDKTPNSKEADKDKKNEEEKEVTPKMINDDIQLKTAIDSLKTWSIVDEKMDEKAPKKK, from the coding sequence ATGACAAAACGACTTTTTAAAGGGTTGTTAGCGATTTCTCTTGCGGTGAGTTTGCATGGTGGTGAAGTTAAGGAGAAAAAGCCGGTCAAGCCGGTTAAAGAAGATCCGCAAGAATTAGCGGCTAAAAGGGTGGAAGCGTTCAGTCGTTTCTCTAATGTGGTTACAGAAATTGAAAAAAAATATGTGGATAAAATCAGTATTTCTGAGATCATGACTAAAGCGATTGAAGGCTTGCTCTCTAATTTGGACGCGCATTCAGCGTATTTGAATGAAAAGAAGTTTAAGGAATTTCAAGCTCAAACCGAGGGTGAATTTGGGGGGCTTGGGATCACGGTGGGCATGCGCGATGGCGTTTTAACCGTTATTGCTCCCTTAGAAGGCACTCCCGCTTACAAGGCTGGGGTTAAATCAGGCGATAACATTCTAAAAATCAATAACGAAAGCACGCTGAGCATGAGCATTGATGATGCGATCAATCTCATGCGCGGCAAGCCAAAGACCCCTATTCAGATCACCATTGTGAGAAAAAACGAGCCAAAACCCTTGGTGTTTAACATCATTAGAGACATCATTAAACTCCCCTCTGTCTATGTGAAAAAGATTGAAAAAACCCCTTATCTGTATGTGAGAGTGAGTGGTTTTGACAAGAATGTTACCAAATCGGTTTTAGAAGGCTTGAAAGCCAACCCTAAGGCTAAGGGGATCGTGTTGGATTTAAGAGGCAATCCTGGAGGGCTATTAAACCAGGCGGTGGGCTTGTCTAACCTCTTCATTAAAGAGGGGGTTTTAGTCTCTCAAAAAGGCAAAAATAAAGAAGAAAATTTAGAATACAAGGCTAATGGCAGAGCCCCTTATACCAATTTGCCTATAGCGGTGTTAGTCAATGGCGGTTCAGCGAGCGCGAGCGAGATCGTAGCAGGAGCACTGCAAGATCACAAACGAGCCGTGATTATCGGTGAAAAAACCTTTGGTAAGGGAAGCGTGCAGATGCTGCTCCCTGTCAATAAAGACGAAGCCATTAAAATCACAACCGCACGCTACTATTTACCGAGCGGGCGCACCATTCAAGCTAAGGGGATCACGCCTGATATTGTGATTTATCCGGGTAAAGCGCCAGAAAATGAAAATAAATTCAGCTTGAAAGAAGCGGATCTAAAACACCATTTAGAGCAAGAGCTTAAAAAGATTGATGATAAAACCCCTAATTCCAAAGAGGCGGATAAAGACAAGAAAAACGAAGAGGAAAAAGAGGTTACTCCTAAAATGATCAATGATGATATCCAGCTAAAAACCGCTATTGACAGCTTGAAAACCTGGTCTATCGTTGATGAGAAAATGGATGAAAAAGCGCCTAAGAAGAAATAA
- a CDS encoding 1-acyl-sn-glycerol-3-phosphate acyltransferase, protein MKSNKKSNHLRAIYRALVIAIGLAVIIVFNYFNRKNNNARSSRKTCACFFTLTGVNLEKIGAFDTDAKLIVLNHQSLLDIIYLEAYHPSNICWIAKKELGEIPFYGHALTDTGMILIDREDKKGIVSLLKACKEKLDQNRPLVIFPEGTRGKGGEKFLPFKQGAKIIAEKFQLKIQPMVLINSIKIFNSKPLEAYKARTRLVMLESYTPDFNSPTWYEELQERMQKEYLKHYHELNA, encoded by the coding sequence ATGAAGTCAAATAAAAAGTCCAATCATTTAAGAGCGATTTATAGGGCTTTAGTGATCGCTATAGGCTTAGCCGTTATCATTGTTTTCAATTATTTTAACCGCAAAAACAATAACGCACGCTCTAGCCGTAAAACTTGTGCGTGTTTTTTCACGCTCACAGGGGTTAATTTAGAAAAAATAGGCGCTTTTGATACGGACGCTAAACTCATTGTCTTAAACCATCAAAGCTTACTGGACATTATTTATTTAGAAGCCTACCACCCTAGCAATATTTGCTGGATCGCTAAAAAAGAGCTGGGCGAAATCCCTTTTTATGGGCATGCCTTAACCGATACGGGAATGATTTTAATTGACAGAGAGGATAAAAAGGGGATCGTGAGCCTTTTGAAAGCGTGTAAAGAAAAGCTAGATCAAAACCGCCCTTTAGTGATTTTCCCTGAAGGCACTAGAGGCAAGGGAGGAGAAAAATTCCTCCCTTTCAAGCAAGGGGCTAAAATCATCGCCGAAAAATTCCAGCTCAAAATCCAGCCCATGGTGTTAATCAATTCCATTAAAATCTTTAATTCCAAGCCCCTAGAAGCCTATAAAGCACGCACCCGTTTAGTCATGCTAGAAAGCTATACGCCTGATTTTAACTCGCCCACCTGGTATGAAGAATTACAAGAACGCATGCAAAAAGAGTATTTAAAACACTACCACGAACTAAACGCATGA